CGTTGCCGTCCAGCAGGATCGCCGCGGCATAACCGCCCGCCGCCACCGGCTCGGCACCCGGTGTTGCCACCACCAGGGCGGGAGCATCGGGAACGTCCGCCCGCACATGGTCTCCCGCCGAGGAAATGACGGTAACGGAAGGAAAGGCCCGGCCCAGCTCTTCGGCGGTGCGCCCGGCGCCTGCCGCGGATCCGCGCAGGTGTGTGCCGCCGCAGTTGCTGCAGCTCCACACCGGTTCCGGCCGGCCGCACCAGCGGCAGGCCGGAATGCCGTTCCGGCTGGCCAGGCCCAGCGGCCCGGCACACGCCCGGCAACGCGCCGGTTCCCGGCACTCCTGGCAGGACAGCGCCGGGGAGAACCCCGTGCGCGCCACCTGCACCAGCACCGGGCCACGAGTCAGCCCGTCCTGCGCTGCCTTCCAGGCGGCATGCGGAATCCGCGCCCGCGCAGCCAGCGGATCCCGTTCCATGTTGAACGAGTCCGCGGTGCTGACCACCCGCGGAGCCAGCGACCGCACCGTGCTGCGGTCTGCGGAAATATTCGCCGCCCAGCCGCTGGCCACCAGCCGCTGAGCCTCGGTGCTGCGCGAGTGCGAGGCCAGCAGCAGCGCCGCGTCCTCTGCTGCGGCCCGCAGCAGCAGGACGTCACGGACATGCTGGTACGGAGCACGCTGCTCGGCATGCAGGTCATCGGCGTCATCCCAGAGCACCGCCAGGCCAAGGTTGCGCACCGGAGCGTAGGCCGCCGACCGGGTGCCGATCACCACCTGCACGTCCCCGTGCAGGACCTGCAGGAAACTGCGGTAGCGGGGCGTGGGACCGTCGTCAGCCGTCAGGCGCGCAAAGGTTCCCTTGCCGATGCGCGCAATCAACGCCGTCTCCACCCGGGCCAGATCCTTGGCATCGGGCACGACGACGACGGCGCCGCGTCCGGAGAGCAGGGTCGCCTGCACTGCGGCGGCGATTTCCTCAGGCCAGGCGCCGGCTCCGTATCCGCCCAGCGACGACAGCGCGGCCCGCGGGCTGTGGCCGGCTGCCAGATGGGTCAGGAACCGCGGGCCGTGCGGATACCGGCTCCACGGATTGGGTCCGGAGCCTTCCGGCCCGGACGGGAGGTTCTCCCCGGAGAGCTTGGCCGCGGAGGCAGGGTCCGCTCCGGTCGGTGCTTCCGCAGCTGCGGCGGCACGGGCCTGCGGAGTAAATTCCTTGTCCACCCGTGCGGCGCGCGGCGGAATGGCCACCCGCAGCACATCATGGACGGTGCCCGAATAGCGCGCGGCAACGGCCTCGGCCAGGCGCAGGATCTGCGGCGCCAAAACCGGCTGCGGCGACACGACTTTTCCCAGCGGCATAAGGCGGGCCGAGGTATCCGCCTCGGCGGTCCGCTCGATAATGAATCCGGACAGCTCCTGCCCGCCGAACCGGACCCGGACCCGCGCGCCGGGCACGGCGTCGTCGTCGAGGTTCTCGGGCACCAGATAGTCGAACGGACGGTCCAGATGCGGCAGGGGCGAATCCAGCAGCACCCGCGCGATCGGCAGCGCAGGTGCCGCGGACTGTGTCCCCAGGCTTCTGGACGGGGAGACAAAGCCGTGCAGCAGGGACAGCTGCCCGGTTTCCCCGGCCGGTTCCTGCCGTCCGGTCTTCCCTGCCGGTTCCCGCTGCATGCGCCGGTTAGGCGTTGAAGTAGCTGCGGAGGTCCTCGACCTTGTCCTTGCGCTCCCAGGTGAACTCCTCGTCCTCGCGGCCGAAGTGGCCGTTCGCGGCAGTCTTCTGGTAGATCGGGCGCTTCAGGTCGAGCGAGTTGATAATGCCCAGCGGGCGGAGGTCGAAGACCTCCTCGATGGCGGCGGCGATGCGGGCCGGATCCACGGTTTCCGTGCCGAAGGTCTCCACGTAGATGCCGACCGGATGGGCCATGCCGATGGCGTAGGCAATCTGGATTTCCGCGCGGCGGGCCAGCCCGGCGGCCACCACGTTCTTGGCCACCCAGCGCATGGCATAGGCGGCGGAACGGTCAACCTTGGACGGATCCTTGCCGCTGAACGCGCCGCCGCCGTGGCGGGCGAACCCGCCGTAGGTATCCACGATGATCTTGCGGCCGGTGAGCCCGGCGTCTCCGACCGGTCCGCCGATGACGAACGGGCCGCCCGGATTCAGGATGTGCTTGACGTTGGAGATGTCCAGTTCGGTGCCGGCGAGGACCGGCTTGATGACGTGGGTGACCAGGTCCGCGCGCAGCTGCTCGAGTTCGACGTCGACGGCGTGCTGCGAGGAGATGACCACTGAGTCCACGGAGACCGGACGGTCGCCGTCGTAGCCGATGGTGACCTGGGTCTTGCCGTCCGGACGGAGGTAGCCCAGCGTGCCATTTTTGCGGACGGCGGTGAGGCGCTCGGAGAGGCGGTGGGCCAGCCAGATGGGGGTGGGCATCAGGACCGAAGTCTCGTCCGAGGCGTAGCCGAACATGATGCCCTGGTCGCCGGCCCCCTGCACATCGTAGGGGTCGACGTTTTTGCCGGCACGGTTTTCCACCGAGTTGAACACTCCGGAGGCGATTTCCGGCGACTGCTGGCCGATCGAGACCGAGACGCCGCAGCGGGCCCCGTCAAAGCCGTTGGCGGAGGAGTCGTATCCGATGCCCAGGATGGTGTCCCGGACCAGCTGGGGGATCTCCACGTAACCCTCGGTCGTGACTTCGCCGGCCACATGGACCAGCCCGGTGGTGACCAGGGTCTCCACCGCCACGCGGGATTCGGGGTCAACCTTGAGCAGGCCGTCGAGGATCGCATCACTGATCTGGTCACAGATTTTGTCCGGGTGACCTTCAGTGACGGATTCCGAGGTGAAAAGACGCAGCCCGTCGCGGGGAGCGGAAAGTACTGAAGCATCTGGGAAAGTCACGAGTTTTACTCTACTGGGTCTTAGGCCGGGTCCCCGAATGCGGGCCGGGCGCCTGTGGGCGGCAGCCCGGCGCTTGTGGGCGGCAGCCCGGCGCCTGTGGGCGGCAGCCCGGCGCTTGTGGGCGGCAGCCCGGCGCTCAACCGGAAGCCGGCAACGGCTTCGCAGCCTGTCAGGGGACGGCGACGGCGGCGTCGAGCTCCCGCACGACGCGGGCGAGGATGCGCCGGGCGATCTCGGTTTTGGTTCCGGTGTAGGTGGGAGCCGGAGCCGCTGCGGAATCCTGCGGTGAAAGCAAAGTCACTTCCGTGCTGTCCTGGCCGAATACCAGGGAGGTGCCCACCCTGTTCAGCACCAGCAGTTCACATCCCTTGCGGGCAAGTTTCTGCCTGCCGTAGTCCAGCACCTCTGAAGTGCCGTCGCCGGTTTCGGCCGCGAAGCCGACAATCAGCGACGGCCGGGCCGCCCCGGAGGAACTGGCCGCGTTCCGTGCTTCGACGGCCTCGGCCAGGATGTCAGGATTGCGGACCAGGGTAATCACCGGGTTGGTGCCGTCGTCGCGCTTTTTGATTTTGGTGTCGGAATTGCGGTCCGGGCGGAAATCGGCGACGGCGGCGGCCATGATCAGCACGTCGGATCCGGGCGCGGCACGGTGCACTGCCTCGCGGAGTTCCAGCGCGGATTCCACCCGGGTCAGTTCCACGCCGTCGGGCGCCGGAACGTCCATGTGCGCGGCGATGAACCGGACACGCGCGCCGGCTTCCAGGGCGGCCTGGGCAAGGGCAACGCCCTGCTTCCCGGAGGACCGGTTGCCCAGGAACCGCACCGGGTCCAGGGATTCGCGGGTGCCCCCGGCAGTGATGGTGACGGTTTTGCCGTGAAGCGCGCCGGCTTCGGAGGCGGCGGCTTCGGAGGCCGGAACACCGGCGCCGGCAGCAGCCGCGGCGATGGCGGCTGCGAAAATCTCGTCTGGTTCGGGAAGCCGGCCTGCCCCGGAGTCTTTCCCGGTCAGCCGGCCCACTGCCGGATCCAGGACCAGGACGCCCCGGCTCCGCAGGGTCGCAACATTGGCTCGGGTTGCCGGGTGCGACCACATCTCAGTGTGCATGGCGGGGGCAAAAAGAACCGGCCCGCGCGCCATCAGGAGTGTGTTGGTGAGCAGGTCATCCGCTTGCCCGGCGGCCGCCCGCGCCAGCAGGTCGGCGGTGGCGGGGGCAACGACAATAAGGTCCGCCTCGTGACCGAGACGGACGTGGTTGACCTTCTCCACCTCGTCAAAAACCGAGCTGGAGACCGGATTTCCGGACAGTGCCTCCCAGGTGGCCACACCCACAAAGCGGGTGGAGGCCTCCGTGGGAATGACCGACACATTGTGTCCGGCTTCAGTGAAAAGCCGCAGCAGCGACGCGGACTTGTAGGCGGCGATGCCGCCGCCCACACCGAGAACTATGCGCACCGCTGCTGCTCCTGACCCTGACCAGTGGTCAGCTGTTACCGAAGGGGTTCTTGCTGGCTACTCGGCGGATTCGACCGGGCGGCTGACGAGCATGCCTTCGTTGATTTCGCGCAGGGCGATGGACAGCGGCTTCTCGTTCAGCTTGGTTTCCACCAGCGGGCCGACGTACTCGAACAGGCCCTCGTGCAGCTGCGAGTAGTAGGCGTTGATCTGACGGGCGCGCTTGGCGCCGTAGATGACCAGTGCGTACTTCGAGTCAGCTACGTTCAGCAGGTCGTCGATCGGCGGGTTGATGATGCCTTCAGACACAGTAGACACAGATTCTCCAAAATCTTTTATACGGGATGTGGCGGTGCGTCAGCGCGGGCGCGGACTGATTCCCATGAGTGATACAAGCTCAGCTGCTGCCCGCTGGACGTCATCATTTACCACAGTGTGATCGAACTCGGGCTCGGCAGCAAGTTCCAGTTTAGCGGTTTCCAGCCTTTGCTGCTGCTCTTCGGGTGTTTCGGTGCCGCGTCCTACCAGCCGGCGGACCATCTCGTCCCACGACGGCGGGGCCAGGAACACGAAATTTGCCTCGGGCATGGACTTTTTAACCTGCCGTGCGCCCTGCAGATCAATCTCCAGGAGCACCGACCGGCCCTCGGCCATGGCGGCCTCGACGGTGCTGCGCAGCGTGCCATAGCGGTTGCGGCCGTGGACCACTGCCCACTCCAGCATC
This genomic interval from Arthrobacter sp. zg-Y820 contains the following:
- a CDS encoding primosomal protein N', coding for MQREPAGKTGRQEPAGETGQLSLLHGFVSPSRSLGTQSAAPALPIARVLLDSPLPHLDRPFDYLVPENLDDDAVPGARVRVRFGGQELSGFIIERTAEADTSARLMPLGKVVSPQPVLAPQILRLAEAVAARYSGTVHDVLRVAIPPRAARVDKEFTPQARAAAAAEAPTGADPASAAKLSGENLPSGPEGSGPNPWSRYPHGPRFLTHLAAGHSPRAALSSLGGYGAGAWPEEIAAAVQATLLSGRGAVVVVPDAKDLARVETALIARIGKGTFARLTADDGPTPRYRSFLQVLHGDVQVVIGTRSAAYAPVRNLGLAVLWDDADDLHAEQRAPYQHVRDVLLLRAAAEDAALLLASHSRSTEAQRLVASGWAANISADRSTVRSLAPRVVSTADSFNMERDPLAARARIPHAAWKAAQDGLTRGPVLVQVARTGFSPALSCQECREPARCRACAGPLGLASRNGIPACRWCGRPEPVWSCSNCGGTHLRGSAAGAGRTAEELGRAFPSVTVISSAGDHVRADVPDAPALVVATPGAEPVAAGGYAAAILLDGNAMMSRESLRAGEDTLRRWFSAAALVRPAGDKGVVVVTADDTSTVGHLLRWDPAGAADRELALRGELGLPPAVRYAELTGSREALTAFLPRLDLPAEIRVVGPAPLEDPPGPAPVHRDGQLGGSGGRYRTLLFFSYAAAPAVTAALRATKAAVSARRTGDPVYVRVDGTDVL
- the rpoZ gene encoding DNA-directed RNA polymerase subunit omega, with the protein product MSTVSEGIINPPIDDLLNVADSKYALVIYGAKRARQINAYYSQLHEGLFEYVGPLVETKLNEKPLSIALREINEGMLVSRPVESAE
- the metK gene encoding methionine adenosyltransferase — protein: MTFPDASVLSAPRDGLRLFTSESVTEGHPDKICDQISDAILDGLLKVDPESRVAVETLVTTGLVHVAGEVTTEGYVEIPQLVRDTILGIGYDSSANGFDGARCGVSVSIGQQSPEIASGVFNSVENRAGKNVDPYDVQGAGDQGIMFGYASDETSVLMPTPIWLAHRLSERLTAVRKNGTLGYLRPDGKTQVTIGYDGDRPVSVDSVVISSQHAVDVELEQLRADLVTHVIKPVLAGTELDISNVKHILNPGGPFVIGGPVGDAGLTGRKIIVDTYGGFARHGGGAFSGKDPSKVDRSAAYAMRWVAKNVVAAGLARRAEIQIAYAIGMAHPVGIYVETFGTETVDPARIAAAIEEVFDLRPLGIINSLDLKRPIYQKTAANGHFGREDEEFTWERKDKVEDLRSYFNA
- the coaBC gene encoding bifunctional phosphopantothenoylcysteine decarboxylase/phosphopantothenate--cysteine ligase CoaBC; amino-acid sequence: MRIVLGVGGGIAAYKSASLLRLFTEAGHNVSVIPTEASTRFVGVATWEALSGNPVSSSVFDEVEKVNHVRLGHEADLIVVAPATADLLARAAAGQADDLLTNTLLMARGPVLFAPAMHTEMWSHPATRANVATLRSRGVLVLDPAVGRLTGKDSGAGRLPEPDEIFAAAIAAAAAGAGVPASEAAASEAGALHGKTVTITAGGTRESLDPVRFLGNRSSGKQGVALAQAALEAGARVRFIAAHMDVPAPDGVELTRVESALELREAVHRAAPGSDVLIMAAAVADFRPDRNSDTKIKKRDDGTNPVITLVRNPDILAEAVEARNAASSSGAARPSLIVGFAAETGDGTSEVLDYGRQKLARKGCELLVLNRVGTSLVFGQDSTEVTLLSPQDSAAAPAPTYTGTKTEIARRILARVVRELDAAVAVP
- the gmk gene encoding guanylate kinase gives rise to the protein MRSSVSQPRLTVLAGPTAVGKGTVSTYIRDNYPEVWLSVSATTRPPRPGEEHGVHYFFVSAEEFDSLVEEGQMLEWAVVHGRNRYGTLRSTVEAAMAEGRSVLLEIDLQGARQVKKSMPEANFVFLAPPSWDEMVRRLVGRGTETPEEQQQRLETAKLELAAEPEFDHTVVNDDVQRAAAELVSLMGISPRPR